In Passer domesticus isolate bPasDom1 chromosome 9, bPasDom1.hap1, whole genome shotgun sequence, a genomic segment contains:
- the LOC135308317 gene encoding uncharacterized protein LOC135308317 — protein sequence MALALRLLLLLLLAEALTAWAAQAAPLQVWRADWDRDMAYMEKLVHNSWKTPEHGGGPPAMKKEEMAGKKKLEAAKHLDEMLSDLERRRAMEQKSVQMAPHHTGSNGSVSVPDGGKEELPDMGKGIGEVLGKSDTNAQNPQNNRRIVCPQDVRRSCMIGTVVTLFTVPLSMVLCYAGFRWWKEKKHRAAAAPASQPRRCDSPWPPGSPESFEFCNYQTWPLQQQQLPKKADYQPSVPPPRPPIPAVKQKSPEIPPPPPLPSPPPWSS from the exons atggcccttgctctgcgactcctactcctgctgctcctggccgagGCCCTGactgcctgggctgcacaggcgGCTCCACTCCAAGTgtggcgagcag atTGGGATCGTGACATGGCTTATATGGAAAAGCTAGTGCATAACAGTTGGAAGACTCCAGAGCATGGTGGAG GTCCTCCTGCAATGAAGAAGGAAGAGATGGCAGGCAAGAAGAAATTAGAAGCAGCCAAACATCTGGATGagatgctgagtgacctggagagacgccgtg caATGGAGCAAAAGTCCGTGCAGATGGCGCCACATCATACTGGAAGCAATGGCTCTGTGTCAGTCCCTgatggaggaaaggaggagttGCCAGACATGGGCAAAGGCataggag aagTTCTTGGCAAGTCAGACACAAATGCCCAGAATCCACAGAACAACCGAAGAATTGTCTGCCCTCAGGATGTGCGCAGGTCCTGCATGATAGGCACGGTGGTGACACTGTTCACAGTGCCACTTTCCATGGTGCTGTGCTATGCTGGGTTCCGGTGgtggaaggaaaagaaaca TCGCGCTGCCGCAGCTCCAGCATCCCAGCCGAGAAGGTGTGACTCTCCTTggcccccagggagcccagagagCTTCGAGTTTTGCAACTATCAGACAtggcctctgcagcagcagcagctgcccaagAAAGCAGACTACCAGCCCTCCGTGCCTCCCCCACGGCCCCCCATCCCGGCCGTGAAGCAGAAGTCTCCCGAGATCCCCccacctcctcccctccccagcccaccGCCCTGGTCCAGCTAG